aaagggtttgtatgttctctatatccaacattatgtattattctaattgatcttttttgtaacacagttagtgaatgaagcgcacatttgtagttgtttccccatatttaaagttaaagttgaaccccatatttctacacaataacatcagatatggtaactttataagaatatgaagtgatttttggtctagaacatgttttgccttattcattattgatgtgttcctTGCTActgtatgttgtatattttttacatgagatttccaattcattttatcatctattattacacccaaaaatgtgttttcttttaccctttcaatatctactccgtctatttgtgtttgccTTTCTCTTCTACAATTAACGGTAGCTGGTAGTTTGTTTTAGTAGGATTTTATCGCTTATATTTATTGATAATGAGATATTGTTCATCTTATTGTGTAATCATAACTGATTTAACTATTTATTAGGAGTTGCATTTTAGAGTTTTGCAAAATGATACCAATAAGTGAACATGTGTTCGTAATTGCTGTGAGCGGaacaggggtaggattaaataagctttgcttcttactccttttcggacatgttgtaaagagaaatgcaAATATGTCAAaagatgtgatgtatcatattgtaactgtgtacatgttccaaataaacttaaATGATAACCTTATCCATACCAGTAAAACACTCGCAGTTTGTAACTGATCAGAAGTAATTTAATCgagtacatatttacatttaaGGCATTAAACATCCAAAACAAATGCACTAGGAACACACAATTTTCTTGTTGTTGGATGGATTTTCATAATAAACAACATTGGGTGTGTTGAGGATAACTACATCCAAAAATAACCACGTTGTgtcaatcgtaaataaaaacagaatacaacgatttgccaatccttttcaacttttattcaatttaatagactgcacagacaagatatttaatgttggaactgagcaacttaattttggggggaaaatcatcattaacttagaatttaatggcagcaacacattgcaaaaaaagttggcacacaggcatttttaccactgtgttacatggcctttccttttaacaacactcagtaaacgtttgggaactgaggagaccaatttttttaagcttttcaggtggaattctttcccattcttgcttgatgtacagcttaagttgttcaacagtccggggtcacccttgtcgtattttaggcttcataatgtgccacacattttcaatgggagacaggtctggactacaggcaagccagtctagtacccgcactcttatactacgtagccacgctgttgtatcacgtgcagaatgtggcttggcattgtcttgctaaaataagcaggggcgtccatgaaaaagtcgttgcttggatggcaacatatgttgcctcaaaacctgtatgtacctttcagcattaatggtgccttcacagatgtgtaagttacccatgctttgggcactaatacacccccataccatcacagatgctggcttttgaactttgcgcatataacagtccggatggttcttttcctctttggtccggaggacaccacgtccacagtttccaaaaacaatttcaaatgtggacttgtcaaaccaaagaacacttttctactttgcatcagtccatcttagatgagctcgggcccagcgaagccggcagcgtttctgggtgttgttgataaatggctttcgctttgcatagtagagttttaacttgcacgtacagatttagcgacgaactgtagttactgacagtggtttttctgaagtgttcctgagcccatgtggtgatatcctttacacactgatgtcggtttttgatgcagtaccgcctgagggatggaaggtcacgggcattgctgctgacttgcaatgatttctccagattttctgaaccttttgatgatattacggaccatagatgatgaaatccctaaattccttacaatagctcgttgagaaatgttgtttttaaactgttcgacaatttgctcacgcatttgttcacaaagtggtgaccctcgccacatccttgtttgtgaatgactgagcatttcatggaagctgcttttatacccaatcatggcacccacctgttcccaattagcctgttcacctgtggtaaattccaaataagtgtttgatgagcattcctcaactttctcagtcttttttgccacttgtgcaagcgtttttgaaacatgatgcaggcatcaaattcaaaatgagctaatatttgcaaaaaataaccaaatTTACCAATTTGAACAATAAGTAtcgtgtctttgcagtgtattcaattgaatataggttgaaaaagatttgcaaatcattgtgttctttttttatttgcgatttacacaacgtgccaacttcactggtttgggggtttTGTATTTAACCACGCAAATAAATATAATATCGTTATTATGAAGCCAGTAAAATATTCAATGTgtcctctgccaagaaagtatagtctgtgtctatttatttttagttatttaattgttttggttgtgtatttTTGAGggtctcccccacccctttttaatagagacagaacctattttattgttttggttgtgatttttattcaagtgcaaaattttgcAAACAGTAgatttcatttttattatttgtttgttttatttaccttGGATGTGTAAACAtttacattccaattacaattttaaaatatatgaaGAATACAAGTTTATTTCATTTGGATCAAGGGTGTACTtgcatttagggctgcaactcacaactaatttgataatcgattaatctgtcgataatTACTTCGATTAAACGATTaacaatcggataaaagagacaactacatttctattctttccagtattttattggaaaaaacagCTTActtgcaccatacttattttgattattgtttctcagctgtttgtaaatgttgcagtttataaataaaggtttataaaaaataaaaaatagcctctgcgcatagcatagatccaacgaataaatgactaaattaattgccaactatttttataattgattttaaccTCACCCTGCCTCACAGCGAGGCCTGTGGTGTCCATTTTGACTCAATTTTAAGTTACCCTATTATGTTCCttgctgaaaaaaatagttaacAGCTACAAAAAAATCTCAATTTGTGCACCAAGCATCATGGTTTTCTTGCAGGCTGTTATGGTTTTGCCACTGTAAGCAGTGTTCTGTCCATGACCTAATGGTTATGCAGGTTCTCTGTGTCTtgtgtacacacaaacacactggcTTTTATCAACCCTAACTGTGGAGGGGGCGTGATTATACTGTTTAAACACACTGTTAAAAGCTACCTTCTAACACGTAATTCATCCAGGTAAACGCCTGGCACCTGTCGGGAATTCATTTTAAGAAATGAAGGATCAAATTAACATATTTTCCTCCTCAGGGATTACAATTTAAGCCGTTGCTGCTGCACCTGGAATTTCATTTACACGTCCTTCATttcaaaagcctgactttttccCCGGAGCCATGGCAGCTGCTAAACCCAAAGGGCAGAACTCCTTAGCCCTTCACAAAGTGATCATGGTGGGCAGCGGAGGTGTGGGCAAGTCAGCCCTCACGCTGCAGTTCATGTACGACGAGGTGAGCGTTGGATTCACATTAACGTGCTAAAATCCCCACAGTCTTTATGACCCCGCCTGTTCTCTTGTTGTTTATAGTTTGTGGAAGACTACGAGCCCACCAAAGCTGACAGCTACAGGAAGAAGGTGGTGCTGGACGGCGAGGAGGTACAGATCGACATCCTCGACACGGCCGGACAGGAGGACTACGCCGCAATCAGGGACAACTACTTCCGCAGCGGCGAGGGTTTCCTCTGCGTCTTTTCCATCACGGAGTTGGAATCTTTTGCGGCGACAGTAGACTTCAGGTGCAGCAACAAATGAGCAGTAATCATTCTGTACATTAACAAACGAGACAGGCTGATCAGAACAGAAAGGAGAGAAAATCTCACAGCTAAGTAGAATTTAAATAAGTCAAGTCTCCAGTTTATGTTGTATTAATTTAGAGCCACTTATAGGAAACCAATGTTGAGGAGATTCAAGCAACTGAACTTCACCAACCTGGAGAACTTCACGCCATTCACTTTACATTATACAGCTGCTGTATGTGCTGTACTGGATTTTAGTAAAGTCGTCCCTTGTTTATCTCGGTCAATTGGGACCGGACATGACCGcgataaaaaatattgcaaagtctgattagtattaaaaaaatatatattttcttagtTGATGttgtaatcacgattatttaCACAATTATGTATTCATTTAAACATataagtatttattgtaccaccaaacctcaactttaaatatagtttttcCGGAATTAAAAcgaaaaaactgatttttttatttttttttatattgctattgttatttaaatgtattgttatttctattttttttttacttgtttatttgttactaatttatctgtttttttctgttttttaaaCCATATGTAAAGttcagttttggtggtacaataaatactcatgttttcaaattaatgaataatcgtgttaATAATCTTGATTACTCGAGgttggaatctttgggcacctcacaatacGACTACGATTCAggtgctacgattcgattaagaattgattattgatgcatctataatttatatatattgatgcagttttacattttgtttcactaaataagctttTTTCACTTGCAATATTAAAGAACAGTGCATTTAATTTATAATAACAAACTGTTTAATTAATTCTTACGTTTactaaattaatggaaatgtgtgcaaaactggaacataagtgtctTATAATGAAGGAGATGGTCTAATCTCTCTGTGagctggctcgctgcagtcagctacattttagaactgtctgcattacttcatTGACAATGAATACATTTTATAATCATCCATGTCCGAATTTTAATGCATCTAAAATCGATTATTTTCCCCTACCTCTCGTGATTACTATATCAgtcaaaataatcgtgattattatttttgccataaccgTCCAACCTTCATCTCCTGGTTAAATTCTCTAAATTAGAACCGAGCTTTCATGTGCTGAAACCACCGGTTGATGTTCGCAttctgtgttgttagcattactTGTTTGTGTTGTTATTCCACATGGCTCAAGCCAAAGCTGTTTTATTGATGTCAAAGATAAAGTGCATCAAAAGACTTGATCTCCACTTTGGCTGGACAGCTGCAGTCTCAGTTATCCTAAAATGCTGCAAGTATGTCCGATTCTGCGTcccaattttaattttcctgagggaactctcctgaaggaatcaataaagtaccatctatccatctatctaactGTTGTCGTTCGATATGGCTTGTGTTaaaggctcaccaatgtggagatgcGCTTTGATAAGGCAGGCGTTGAAGGTGTGTCCATCCCCAAAAAAATGTTGAGCCGCGAAGTAGCAAGGGACGACTGGATTTCAAATCaacatgtgtgtttttttttgtttttttaaaagcgacacacaattATTCCAGTTGACTTCATGTTTTACTGCTCTAGCAACACATTGAGGCAGCAAGTCACTTGTCTGGATTAATTGCGCCCTCTGCTGCCATGCATTCAAATCTAGTGTTTCAAGACTAGTGAACCCtatttacatacttgccaaccctcccgatttatccgagagactcacgaatttcagtgcccctcccgaaaatctcccggggcaaccattctcccgattttcacccggacaacaagggcgtgccgtgatggcactgcctttagcgtcctctacaacctgtcgacgtgtccgctttttcaccatacaaacaatgTACCGGCCCACTCACATGTTTtaagcggcttctgcatacacatgaatgtgactgcaagacatacttgatcaagagccacacaggtcacactgaaggtggccgtataaacaactttaacactgttacaaatatgcgccacactgtgaacccacaccaaacaagaatgacaaagacattttgggagaacatccgcaccgtaacacaacataaacacaacagaacaaatacccaggatcccttgcatccctaacttttccgggctacaaaatacacccccgctcccaccaaaccccgcgccccaatctcccgaattcgaaggtctcaaggttggcaagtatgcctatttaTGTCTACATTATTGACCCATTTTGAGTAAAATCTTTCCCACTTTTGATCCTAAATCTACCAGCTAACAAAGTACATCCATGTTTCCAGAGAGCAGATCCTACGGGTGAAGGAGGACGAGAATGTCCCTTTCCTCCTGGTCGGCAACAAGTCTGACTTGGACGACCGGCGGCAGGTGAGTGCCGATGAGGCCAAGGCCCGCGCCGAGCAGTGGGGGGTGTGCTACGTGGAGACTTCAGCCAAAACCCGAGCCAACGTGGACAAGGTCTGTCTCACTTTGGAGATTGTTTGTTTGTCTCGATCTACAAGCAAGGAAGTATAAGCTGTGTGTTTTCCCTCCAGGTGTTCTTTGACCTGATGAGGGAGATCCGGGCGAGGAAAATGGAGGACAGCAAAGAGAAGAACGGGAAGAAGAAAAGCAAAAGTTTGGCCAAGAGAATCCGGGAGAGATGTTGTATTTTATAGTGGTAAAAGAAAATCTAGCAAAAAGCCACAGAGCTGCttttctgtacatatatacatttctCCCATTTTTGATTTCATGCTCGCAACCTGAATCTTGCTTTTTAACCAGATTTCATGACTGCATGTCGGGGAGTAGTGAGGTCCATTTACGCCATTTCTAGATCTTTTTCATGTGCTGACACTCCAAATGATTCCGCCGAGTGTT
This genomic interval from Nerophis lumbriciformis linkage group LG07, RoL_Nlum_v2.1, whole genome shotgun sequence contains the following:
- the ralaa gene encoding ras-related protein Ral-A translates to MAAAKPKGQNSLALHKVIMVGSGGVGKSALTLQFMYDEFVEDYEPTKADSYRKKVVLDGEEVQIDILDTAGQEDYAAIRDNYFRSGEGFLCVFSITELESFAATVDFREQILRVKEDENVPFLLVGNKSDLDDRRQVSADEAKARAEQWGVCYVETSAKTRANVDKVFFDLMREIRARKMEDSKEKNGKKKSKSLAKRIRERCCIL